The Megalops cyprinoides isolate fMegCyp1 chromosome 15, fMegCyp1.pri, whole genome shotgun sequence region AAACATAGGACTTTTCATTTGGAGGGTCTTCAAGGTAACAACTTGTACTTGCACTTGGTGGTTAGCGTGTTAGCTAATTTTGCCGTGTAACAAGATATAGTTCACACTTTTCGCAAGAATTTCTAGTTTGATAACAAACGTTTTAACTATATACTTAACTTGCAGCTAGCTGCTGTGGAAAAGAGGCGTCACAATCTACTCTGCCTTTCAGGACAGCGTTAACTTCAGCACTTCCGactgctgttattattaattaacttattttaattttcaagcCGTCTTGAAGGAGGAGGGGCATCGTTGCGTCCTGGAGAAGGTCGCTGACTGGAACAAGGTGGAGCTTATTGTCAACGGGGAATGTGTTTATACATGCAGCATAGCAGACCTCGAATTTGGTAAGATTTGAACAAAGCTTTTATTGCTTTAAGGTCAAAATGTCGCTTTGCTGGTAGTATCGCTAGCCTGTGAGCTAGCGAGGAAGCTGGTGATATTCCtctaatgttttatttgaccTTTTCCACAGGTGGAGATGGAAGGCTAGATCCGCTATGCCAGGCAGCTAAAACATCTGTAAAGAACGCGTACTGAAGTTAGCATCCGCTCTTTTCTTGATTCgtattttaaagtaattatcTCAAATTATGAAGGAACACCTTAAACGTGAAATAACGTCCAAGTCTATTTTCGTAATAGACTTTTACAAGGTAAAGTAGTGTGCAGGTTTGTACTTTCCTTAGCATTAATGTACTGTTCAGTCATGGCACCACCAGGaaacaagacagacacacagggacatGCAATGGAACTTGTTTCAAATGTAAGTAAGTAAATTGTAATATAAGGAAAGACCAGTAGAAATACAGTTGAAACTTGGTTTTATcttgctgtcattttattttgggtTACTGTTCTGTGATGatctgaataattaaataaactgacccacacattttttttatttgttgtaggTTTGCCTTGTTTTCCATGTAGCCTatgcatattattttacacatactgtgccatccagatttattcatacccctgattaaataggaacaaaatGCCTTACATAACAGAATGTATGCATGGGATGTTTTTCTGCTTAATttataaaatgctttattttaatcACAAAAGCATTGCTCAGAGCAAAGCTATATCCTTCACAAATTAATCACAATTGTCCTAATCCGAAATGTTCCAGAAAACAGAAGGATCCCATCCAGTCACATCTTTAAGTAATGATCTAAATAAGGTAACTGGAACCTTCTGGAACTATAGGCCTGTATTGAGAGACCACACTGAGAACGCAAggatacaaagaaaaaagtcatattCACACTTTGTAATTTCAGCAATCAACTTTAATGTTGTCCTTAGTAtgtggtacagtacagtatcatTACATGAATTTTAGATTTTCATTAAGAAACATGTTTAATCAAAAATACAGACTGATT contains the following coding sequences:
- the c15h10orf53 gene encoding UPF0728 protein C10orf53 homolog codes for the protein MPRSALVIVRYGPCDCCGIVKHRTFHLEGLQAVLKEEGHRCVLEKVADWNKVELIVNGECVYTCSIADLEFGGDGRLDPLCQAAKTSVKNAY